One Seriola aureovittata isolate HTS-2021-v1 ecotype China chromosome 3, ASM2101889v1, whole genome shotgun sequence genomic window, GTTGCACTTGATTCGCGCGACAAAATACTGGCTTCTATTTATAGAGAGAAGTAGTgcgagagaaaaaaagaaataaaaaaaaaaaaaaaaaaaaaagggcttcaCAGAAATTGGAAAACTGGCGAGCAAGTGCTGGTGGGACACACACTAAGAGTCAGGTCCCAAAATCTGACAAATTACTTCACTGCTGGGGTGGggtctgtccattctcctccccctgcacccctcctcccccaacATGGTTCAAAATCTCCATCACTTTCATAgtcctctgctctttcactgtGTTCACCCTCAGTGTGCAGTTCACTGTCCGTGCTGTTGTTATCTAACAGCGGCGGAGACATTAAAGGGTCATGCCACTCAATGTCGTGTTGAACGGTCCGGCCCCCTGGGGGTTTCGCCTGATGGGAGGAAAGGACTTCAACCAGCCTCTGACCATCTCcagggtgagtgagtgaaagaaagaaTTCAGTTTGCAAAATCAGTTTTCCTCTAgatcaaaacaaaaccatttgACTTGACATATTTTGGGTTGTCTGggcaaaatgtttgtttgacacTGTTTCTACTGTTGTAACTTCAGCCAAACGTcaaacagtgtgaacatgaatgtgaTTTTAAACTGTTGTGGAACAGTCCAGAGGTGTTAGTCTTTGGTTCAGTGTCAACGTTGCACTTCCAGGAGGGTTCATTCGAGAAAGAGTCTGTGGTATGGGGTCTGCACCTGTGCCACAGTAAATGCAAGAGGCTTAGATACAAATAGCAACTTACATTGTACTCtgacatgtgcacacacacacacacacacacacacacacacatatacgcatGTTTCACTGAGTGGATCTCAGAGTGGAGAATTTAGGAGCATGGAAAATACTGTACTCCAGTCCTGCAGAGCATGTAAATCAATTCAGACTAAAACCTGATGAAAAACATGGAATGTGGACAAACAGAGAAACGCAACTGTGGAATTTTCCGAATGTAGAATCGACTTTATATGTTTGGACAAACTTGCTTAACTCAGGGATTTCATGCTGACAGCTGAGTCAACACAGAAGAATGGATCTGTCAGTAATGATGATGTTGTACATGCTGTTGTGATATTTCTATTATAACAGTGCAGCTGTTCAGGAGATAGTGAACCTCAGCTGTAGGTCAACCCATAGCATCATGTAACATATCACCCTCATAAACTGACAGCACAGGTGGAGCTGGGAGGTGACAGATTACATATATAGAAGTAAAACCTAACTGTGGTTTattaaagaaaactaaaaatgtatcAGACAGATACTTCATCTAATTTAAAGAGGAGCCGGCAAACGGTTTTAGAAGGTCATGGCCGCCGATTGAGATGAAGTGAATCAGACTTTATCTTCATCTGTGAATGAAAAGGATCGTTTCCTGGAACTAATATGGCATTTCCTGTTGATATGAAGTACGACAAACAACTGAATCGTGTGTAGTTATTAAAGTGAAATACCAGCAAGAATTTAGACAATTTAAAGGTCTAGTTTGACATTAGGGAGGTTTGTTTATTccccctcctttttctttttttttttttttttgcaggagtTAGATGAGGAGCTTGATATCACAGTTATTACTGTACAGTAAAATCTGGGTTTAGTGACACACAAATGAACACGCTTACTTTCCATGATGTTGAAATGTTGCTTCAATATCtagtcagaaaaaaacacccttttctttcttttttttcttttgttaccTGTAGTCATGGCATTAGTCGTATTATTATTCACACTTCCTGGGCACTTAATGGAATTCATAGGTAGACAGTCCAAATAGtgagggaaacaaaaacaaaactgaaaatatgaaaggaaagaaggaagagaggatcaataaataaacaggcaaagggaaaaaagaaaaaaagcacaacaaaaacaaatgtgagcGGAGCTGTTTTAGGAGATTATTACATAACAGTAGCAGTGCTGTATGTTTTCTATTGTGGAATAAATAtgatattttcccttttatcaATGATATTCCTATTTGACTATGGAAATAATTATAACACAGAGTCACTCCTTATTTTTCTTcaccacaacaaaacacaacagcaaatatcctgaacacaaacagtgacGTCTTCATCAGCATTTAGACTCATTTGTGGGCCGTGTCCCCAGAGTCCCACATGCAGGATCAGATGTGAGGAGACCCAGTAATCCCGCTCTGTTGGGGTTATGTGAAATCTATATTTAGGGAAAGATCTCAGGAAGTACTGACTAAAAGTATAGTTCAGGCTCCGACCAGTGGCTCTGTCCAATAACCTCACACCTGTTGTGTTAGTGGACACTCAGTGGCTCCATATGAGAACAGTGATGAGAGAAGATTGGGATGGATGaggaaggagaggcagagaggaatcCGGGAGAGTAAACCATACGAGAGCAGTAATACAAGAAGCCCATGTGTCAGAATGTACTTGTGAGAGAGATGTGTATTAAAGAAAAGGCTGATCTGATATACCCTGAATAACAACTAGTATCGTATTCAAGTGGAAGGGACTGTTGCTGCAGTGAACCCACAGACTTTCATTCAGGCACAAGTGAATCCAGTGTCTCCCTTCACTGCCATTTTTGGTCAGGAACATCCTCCTCTCTATGACCCGCCAGTGTTCCCAGCTGGTTGAGGAAAGTAAACACAAGTGATTATCATCTTTTTCTTCAGCAGACAGCAGCCTTAAAGGGCCACTCCATAAAATGTACACCTCAAGATCCGTTTACTTTATCCTCGTGTCATGGGGGCGTTACTGAGcctgtgaaagcagctgtataGTTTCTTCTGTGGCTCCGGGGGAGCTTTGTTAAGTCTGAGAAAATACCTTTGTCATCACAGCCATTCTGGCTCGAGCATGGAGGCTACAAATTCAagtctgctttaaaaaaaaaaaggtaaatagaCATCAATAGACAGAGCGCAACAAGATGACGTAATAAAGGAGCTCCAGTCAAAGctgaaatagtgaaaaacaatgtggaaaacatgatggaaatatggaattatgtttgtttcatgtactCATTTCAGGAACGCTACAATCTCCTCATCACTTCACACAAATCTGATGTTGTTTGCCATCGTGTTTCTTCCCTTCAGCGGAGCAGAGGCTTCAAGCAGACGTTTGTGTCACACCTTCATGAATGCGAGAGTGGTCTCAAACCTTTTGTCTCAAATTTGTACGCCATAATTTATTCGCCCAGACTTTTAGCGATGCACTACCTTTTGCACCTCAACCAAGCATAAAAATGGTTCACgtaatattttgaattttttgacaggtggatggaaaccCACCTGCaattgagttgcattatgggagatTTAGGATCCAGCATTGTTCGCTTGTGTGGGATGAACTCAGGATATCTAAGCTTTCTCTTGAGATCTGTCTCTCAAACATTTCCCAACTTAAATTTTTTatggccacttgggggcagcgcATCAAGCTATGAACACAATATTAACATGTTATCACCATATATGAGCACATCCAGCAAATATGGAGTTATGTTTCTGGGCACTCTGAATGTAAATCTATTCATTTCTAATTTTAGCtctgtttggtctccaccatctCCTGTGGGGAATATCTGACTCTTTTGaagctaaatgctccactacgtTCACAAGCTAGTCTTTTTCTGGCCGCTGTTTGGTATCAGGCATTTATCATACTTAAGGTTTACGACAGATGCCTGTGAAGTTAGTGAAATTGCAGCTGTAAATTCAaaacagagagctaaaagaTGCCACAATGCTCCTATACAGTTAATGGGAACGAGTTTGGTGATAATTCTGGGTTCTGGTGGGTTTGTCACAATGAACGACCCCTTTTTTTCACAGTATTTGATCCAACATTAATAACATAAATAATgatgagtgcagctttaattgcATTACTAAATAGCTGAAATACAATGCTTTCTTATTACATCAGCAAACATTTTGGAACTGCCAGATTTGTTTCCCCAGTACTTTTTGGGTAGTTTATTGCTCTAGCTGgattctttctttccctttttaattCCTCACTTTTTTCATTGTGAAATCCGATTTTGTTTtactcaaaaaacaaacaattatcaGAAAGTCGTACCGAAGTGTCTTAAGTGAAATAAGAATTTAGCTTTCTTGTTCCTACTTCAGTTTTGAGGATTGTTATATAGAAGAAgtaaaaggaaggaaaaaagtaagagaaggaaacaaaggCAAGAGGTAGCAGCAAAGGACAGAAGGAAGCAAGAAAGAGACAGGCAAAGAAATAAGCAAAAGATGGTAAGGTGGTTATAATTTAAACAAAGGCGAATGTTTGACAAGACAACTGAGCTACATTGAAATGAAAGAATCCAATAAAAAGCATAGTTGTGCACAGATTCAGGTAACAGACATCAGAGCAGTAAAACATACAGTCAGGCAGCAGCACTTCAACAAATGCTCCACTGTAAATTACTGCTCCCTCTTTGGCGGCATGAGACATCCCCTCAGCACTTTCATCCACAGTTATTTATAGCCAGATGATCTAATTCAAATTTCTGTGTAACATCCCAGTGTAGCAAAGTTTCCTATGTCCCGTAATGCAATATGGCTGATCATAGGTCATGCCCTGTGTAGTGTAAGTGGGAATGTTGGGTTTGGTTTGAAGCTGCCTCCTGAGGTATTCCCTGTGACCTTGATGGCTTTCTGGGAGTTCTTATTCATCTTGATCACTTGCTGGCCAGCAGAATACATATTCCATCTGGATGCTGTCACTTATTGGGAAGCAGCACGTGTTTATTTTATCTCCATGACGGAGGCCGGACAGTTTATATGCATGCATACCAAGCAGGGCAATGCCAGTGGTCTGTAACAAGAACACTCCTGCTGCATCTCAGAGAGCGGCCCATGTTTGGCAGAGTGCATGTGGTGAAAGAAAATATAGATTCAGGCCATTTAGTggagtctgtgttttttatttaggcCAGGTGAAGACGAACTAAGAGAAACATGAACAAGAGGCCTCGCCGTTGAGCACTGTACTAAGAAATGACGTGCCAGTGATGGAGAGCAGACCAAAACTTTTCACAGAGGCTGCACCATCTGTAGATGGTGAGCTGTTTGAATGGGTTTTTACAGAGGACcagaaagcaaaagagagaaaacatttccGTAAATTTCCAAATTTTTTCACATTGCACTGATCCCTtccataaaataataataaaaaaataaacaatgggAAGAAGAATTCAAAACTGAGCTTCCTTGTGACATTTGGGAGGAAAGTTAAATTAGAATAAATTCATATTCAAACTGTTTAGTGTGGTGGCCCGGACGGGTCGACACAAATGCAAAATCAACAACACGAAAGCAAAAGCCACAACGAAAGTGAGCAACATAATTTGCATTcctgttgttgcttttgttttgtgttgaccCGTCTAGGCCGCTCAGTCTCGTCAAAAGTGTCTCTCAAATAAGCTCCGGTCGTGCTGCTAATGTTTAATTTATAGAGGTGTGTGAAAAACTGATTAAATGCTCTGCAGTTACAGCAATTTTTGGAGTAACCATGCAACATCTTTGCCTCCATCCCAATACTGTTACTGCCTGACAACTTTAACTACTTACATGGAAATACACAAACCTCTGACATTAAGTGTATAGATTAAAGAATTTATTAACTtattgactgaaaaaaaatctacatttgcaaacaacatttgtttgtgcatgtttgttttgaatttgtatgtatgaataaatatatatactggTTTAAAAGTTATTACAAAGGATATATGTAACTGGGATGTATACTTAGTATGCGTATAtgtgtttaaaatacatttagtttTATACAAACTAGAGAATAACtttaatatgaaaaagaaaaacaaacgtAGGCAACATATTTCATTCCCACCACCTTTACTGATATACTCATTATCTTTCTGCACCATGAGCCAGTGTTTAGGTCTCAAACTTCTCATGACCTCCAGCAGTTATAGCTGTCAGTCGAATTTGAGCGAggcttatttttgtttgtggctggaactcaaaatgtaattatgctgaaatgattcatttatggatttatttttctatggCTAAAAAACATAGTGATATTTAGTAGTGTGATAAAAGGggggaaataaaagcaaacaaagtgAACTTTCGACTTTCATAATATacacacaggtgacaaattaaagcgAAAACAGCATAAAGTCTCTCTCAAGTGTTTGTATATATTCTCTGGAACTACTGGAGGGATTTCATCCTCTCACACCGTCTTATGATGACATTTCAGTTCACTCTTTATTTGCTCTCCTTATACCTCTCACCGTGTCCCTTGTTCACCCCTTTGCTCTGCTCTCTACCAGATCACCCCCGGCAGTAAGGCTTCCATGGCCAACTTGTGCGCTGGTGACGTCATCCTGGCCATCGAGGGAGTCCCCGCCACAGACATGCTGCACTGTGAAGCCCAGAACAAGATAAAGGAGTCCACCAGTCAGCTCTGTCTCACAGTTGAAAGGTTGCATGTAGAAACACatgagcacacatgcacactgatgGACACAGTAAAATCAACACATGCACAATACAATGAAATCTAATACATTAACGGTGCAATAATTACAGAGTTTATGAAAGTTCATAGTTCAGTTTTTGTGTCAGGCACCTGTTGGTTAAAGTCTATGTTGCATTTGAAGCCCATTGTTATGGCGTTGTATTGGGTTACATACTGGACAGTTGTTCCTTTTACTGTGTCCATCGGGTCACATCttggtgtctgcagctgtgtcaAAACTCTATCTACACGTACTGATACAGGAACAATGGCATATAATGTCTTATGGCCAGCTGTATGTTTAGGTGTTGTGACCtagagaattttttttctcattattttatttgaataatttcaaaGACCTTTAAAAGCCTAAATCATCcagtaaatcagtcagtcatctCACAATGCCTCACATTGTTCTTTGGACCCCTTGCAAgggtctgcccccccccccccccccggaaaCCACTCCTTTATAATATGAACCATATACTAATCATAACAGTATAGAGTTTCTTCTGTTGTATATTAAAGCAAGACATTTGAgcactttattgttttgtactTACTGAAAATGATGCAAGACTTGTACCACAAATGTCAGTGAAACCTTTAAGGTTTTCCTGGAGCTTTCCTTCCACCATCTGCACTTAGTTTAATCCTTTTCCAGCTGTTAGCTTGCGCTTACATTTCTTCTGTGGGTTCTATTAAAGGgacaataaaatattcaaaaacacattcaaaaatcaAGTGACTTTGGTATGACTATGAATTTGGcttcattttgtcactttttcagtTTGGACACGcttatgaaataataaaataggaACTAACGGCATGACCGAAAAGACCAGAGATGTCAGCATAAATTTAAACCtcagtgttgatgttttatGAGTTGGGATTatagactcacacacacatacacacacagattcaaaaAAGAGTTATTCAACAGTTCATCATTCAGGTTGAGTTGAACTTCTGACCAGGATCTGTGTTTAATTCTCAGGAATGATTCAAGACTGTGGTCCCCTCGTGTTGTGGAGGAAGGCAGAGCTCACCCATTTAAACTCAACCTAGAAGCAGAACAACAGGTTTGTAAAAGTGTCTGAGAAATGAATTCAGTTTCACGTCTTCATCTCATGTTGTCTCAGTGCTGTTCTTGTTCCCTTCTTATGTGTTCAGGAGTATAAACCTATTGGCACCGGACACAACCGGAAAGCTCAGCCCTTTGTTGCGGCAGCGAACATCGATGATAAGCGTCAGGTGGTCAGTACGGCCTACAATACTCCTATAGGCCTGTACTCCTCAGGCAATATCCAGGACGCCATGGAGGGCCAGATCCGAGGCATTGTCCCGCAGAAGCCTGAGAGGTGAGTGATCACTGCTGTCAATCATGGCGTGTCAggttctttaaaaaataaaacccacagCACAGAAACTAACTAAGAGTTGTTTAGCCTGCACATCAGATCATCCATCTGTATCTGGGACAGCGTGACGTACCTTAACCTGACAGCTACTGGCCAGGCAGCCATAAAATTGGGTACTGATATATTCTGTGAATATCACTGGGTTGTACAATGATTTTGCAATTGTGGCCACATTTCAATCAGCAGGTCACACGATGAGCGTCACAAACAAGGTGAAATTTGAAACTTTGTCTTATCATAATTTCTGCCAGTATGTCcatttaaaattttaacttGTCAATCAACCATATCAGTATATCTTCTGTCTGATATGACATGATATCTTCTTGTCTTGGTGAATCCATGGTCACCTGAGCATAAGTCATAATGAcctttgtgtgtctctttacCTTTCATCCAGTGTTAGTCTACTGCCATGCTAGTTAGCcttagggctgcaactgatgattattttcattatttcattattatttaataataatttgattctTTATGAAAAGTCGTTCCCTCTAATGCCACCCTCAGGCcaagcaaagaaaaaatgaaagccTCATATACAGGacagtatgtatatgtataatgtAGCTGTGGAGTTTGTTCCTTCTATGATTTCTGTTCCCCTCTAgccttcagtttttttctgccatgctCTTGTTACATTGACTTTTAGTCCACCTGCTCTTTACGTGACTCACCTCCTGAATGCCACTCTGTCACCCAGTTTGTCTGAAGGTGTCAGCTGAATAGCCTTATGCGGCCACAGATGTACTGCAGTGTGTCAGCCTTCATGCAGTCATGTGGATTTCATTAGGCTACTTGATATATGGTTTGTCACACTGAGAATATATTACCACAGCACACAGGAATGAGCCTTTCCATGGCTTAACCACAACCTCTGAATAAGACGTAAATCACATCTAAACCTGGGTCATGGCAACCGATGCAACATCGACTCTCCGCTAGTTTAGGCTGATTTACATCAATGTTGTAATGTAATCACGACCGTTATTATCAGCACACAAGATGGAATTATTTTAAACAGAATTATGATACAAGCTATTACGATGTGCATGGAAAAGACACGTTGTGGATCTCTGCCAAACTTGTTCATTCACCAACATCCATtcttatttcataaaaaaaaagaaaagaaaagaaaatataatgcAGTTAAGAGTCCAATGCCTCTTCATGAAATTTGTGTGGTCTGGGGAAAAACAGTCatatggtgtgtttgtgtgtttgtgtgtgcgtgtgtgcgtgcgtgtgtgatgtgtgactgCACTGCACAGCCCCAGGACTCTGACCAGCATCGAGGATTCTGATGTGTACCGGATGTTGCAGAAAGACCAGGAGGAGCCCCAGGAGCCTCGACAGTCTGGCTCCTTCAAAGCCCTGCAGGATTTTATTGACAGTGATGGtgagctcttcctcttcctcccagaCAATATATTTCCgccacaacacaaaaacatttcacatgttgAAATCATCCAGTATAGTAGAGGAGGCTGACAGTCTGAAATactaaacagacacaaaatttcaccttagAGACGcatacagatgttttttatttatttattttatttcctcattcAGCCTCTTCCTACAAGCTGCAGGGTGctatgtgaaaaagaaaaatctgttagGAAGTTCGAAGAAGTTTGATTATATCACATAAATACAGTTTCTGTATGTCTTTTCTCTGAGCTCTTCTCATGTTCGTAATGGGCGGGGGTCAGGaaaactgtgatgtcacattCACCAATCATATATGTTTCCTTTTAAAGACCCTTATAGCAACTTTTATTCAAAGACATGTCCAGCTCAAAGTGTATAAGCTAAcacctttaccagctgcaatATTTATACAATATTTATTGTTCAGGTGTGGGCTATTCTGCGTAATGAGCACTTTAGGTACAAGTAAAGATATATTTTGATGATAATACTTCTATACTTGGACTTTTTCTTGTAACAGGATATTTATACACTGTGGTGTTGCGACTTTTGGAGAAGTAAGAGATGTGATTACTTCAGATTATTTCAAACAGAGTAGGCGTGTGTTAAACACTTAATAAAATAATACCTAaagatgtctttttttaactttgttgattATTCACAcctgaatatttaattttacacaaGTTTGTGATGCGACTGCAATTTTATCTTTATGAGATGTGTCAGGAATAAGATTTTTGTATCAAAGGATTCAGTTCAATTATATTGCATTACATTCTTGGGTAATTAGGGCTGGAGCACGCAGCTGTAGTTAGAGCTTTTTAAGAACCAACATTTTGACATCGGAGTCTGATAACAACAGGCAGTTTTCTCCACAGTAACCTATATTTTTACCTCCTATACACACATGAGGAACAGTTCAGGGGAATATTCATTATTATACAGGGAACAAAGAAATATTACATAGATTACAATAGACACTGAATGACGAACCAGTCTCATAACTTGTACATTTAAAGCTACACAATATGTTATTATGACACATGTGTTCCCCTCATTATTTGAGGAGTGGCGTATACAATACATCATTACAAAAGCACTCGTGTTTTCCTTTATTCATTGAGAAGTAAAAATGTATTCTGATTGAGCTGAACCCTTGTAACCCAAAAGGAAATGTAATTTAGGATTCAAGTGGACACAAGCGTCCCTGCCTCCTTTCTCTAAAGTGgtttgtttatattcatgtgCTCTAATCATGTATGAGTACAGAGTTGTCTGGTTGAGTGTTTTCTCTCCCGTGTGGGCAGGCACTCGTCCCATTGTGACCAGGACAGTAAAAGCCCCCATGACCAAACCGACTCCGCCCACAGGAAACCTGCAGAAACTGCCCGTCTGCGACAAGTGTGGGAATGGGATTGTGTGAGTAAAAATAGAGCAAATCATCTGTGATTTACATTCAGACCCTGCATGAATCAATCCAAACAAAGGATgagagaaaattacaaaaaaaatgcactaCAAACTATGTATAGCTTGTCTGAACATTCTGCAGCCTACATAATTTGAACATTACATTATAAGCCTAATAAAGTAGtgtttattgctgcttttagttagttaattagttaatttagttatttattacctttttttttgttattttttataatttttcaggacagatgttaaaaatacaagatgaagggaaaaaaaccatcagaaaaaTTTATGAGTATGAAATTCACCTTTCCAAATGTAACTAATGTAAGTGTTGTGGATACAATTACCCAATTCAGTCTTCGTGCATCATCATGTtaaagaaatctgtttttttgtagacttttaatttcattatggCAGCTTTTGTTTGTAGTAAAATGAGACAACCAGTGAAAGTTGGTGCAGACTATTCATTGCTTTCCATCTATTCATCTCAGCGTCCTTGTTTTTGAGAtctagtttgtgtgtgtcagtactCCGTGATATCACTGAGTGTGGTTGGAGGTGCGACACAGCACATGTCTGAACTGTGATGCCAAAGGTGAAATGACTCCTGTTTGGCCTGGTGTTGTTTTATTGCAAGGTTGTCAGTAAAAAAGACAATACAGCAGGTGGTCCTGATTTTGTTGATCCAATGTCTTTGCACATTTTAGAGCTCATACACCAAAGTTACTAACTTGTGGTAACTGGTGGTTCACATAACTTTCCATACATACATTCCTCTTAAcatctccctgtctctgctTTCTATGATACAGTGGCACAGTGGTGAAAGCACGGGACAAATATCGTCACCCTGGCTGCTTTGTTTGCTCCGACTGTGACGTCAACCTCAAACAGAAGGGCTATTTCTTCGTGGAGGGGCAGCTGTACTGTGAGACTCACGCTCGGGCCAGAATGAGACCACCGGAGGGACATGACCTCATCACAACTTATCCATCTGCATAGATTCCCCTCCGACAAGCACAG contains:
- the LOC130166753 gene encoding PDZ and LIM domain protein 3-like, producing MPLNVVLNGPAPWGFRLMGGKDFNQPLTISRITPGSKASMANLCAGDVILAIEGVPATDMLHCEAQNKIKESTSQLCLTVERNDSRLWSPRVVEEGRAHPFKLNLEAEQQEYKPIGTGHNRKAQPFVAAANIDDKRQVVSTAYNTPIGLYSSGNIQDAMEGQIRGIVPQKPESPRTLTSIEDSDVYRMLQKDQEEPQEPRQSGSFKALQDFIDSDGTRPIVTRTVKAPMTKPTPPTGNLQKLPVCDKCGNGIVGTVVKARDKYRHPGCFVCSDCDVNLKQKGYFFVEGQLYCETHARARMRPPEGHDLITTYPSA